TGATCCACCTCCCAACTCCCCATCGCTTTCATATTTCCCATACAACCCGGATTCGGGAGCGTACCGCATATTACTGGTCATCCATTCCAAGTCTCCAAATCTTACCCAACCATATTCATTCCCATCACGTTCATCCACATAAGTTCCCGATGCATCCGGTTTAACAACGGGTATCACCTCATTATCATTATCACATCCCCAGATCGAAATCAACCCAAGGAAAACATATAATATCCCTTTATTCATAATTCTTTATTTAATCATTAATCGAACTTTAATCCCAGATCAATCAATACTCTCTTCATCTCATTCCATTTCGTTACACAAGCCGGATAACTTCCATTTTCAGTCATGAATTCTTCTTCCGTCATCGTTAACAAAACATTTACATAACTAGCCAAATCTTCCTCTTTCGAATACCATACTCTCACGGTTCCCATAAGTGGATTAGACCCCAAAAATCCCACCGTTTTAATATCATTCAACGGAGCAAAAATAGACCATTGTTCATAATAACCTTCCGCAAACGAGAAAAACTCCTCAAATTCGGAATCTTCCACTTTAGAAATACTATTAGAAACAATTTGTCTCAAAACAACAGCCGCATATTCTTCTTTTTCCTCTCCACTCATATTTAGAATATCCCTAAAAGCTACCGCCATACTATTCCATCCAGCGATATAATCCATATCCTCATCAACTAATTCGTACTGATCCCCATCTAAACTAGCCTGATAAGCATTAATCCGTTTCACCAACAATAACGAATAGGGATAAAGTTTCGAGCTAAACATATTTAATATTCTCTCTTTCATAAATTCTACAGCTGCCCGTTGAGATTCAATATCATCAAGATATTCAAAAAGATACCTTTGTTTCGACATGGATGTTAAATAATAAGAGAAATCTACTTTCTGTACGAAATAAACATCGTTACCATATCGATCGGTTCCCCGATATTCCTTTCTCAACGTGTCATTGAAGAGCAAATGAATTCCCAATGTTTCTTCAAATTCTTTACGTAACAAAGACTCCGGATCACTGGCATCTTCAGAGATCTCGTAATAATTATCTTTTAGATCCAATGGCTGTACATCTTCTTTCTCCGAACAACTCGACAACAAGCATACACACAGCCACCCCAAAATATATAAATACTCAAGTTTCATATTCATAGTTCAAATTATTAATTCAATGATTCTATTCTATAACTCCTCACCGGATGAGGATTATTTTGCATTCCCGTGTGAAATTCCAATACTTCATGGGGTATCGGTAAAACATAAGCCGGATCATTCTTCTCTAATTTATAGACCCGTTTCTCGATCTTTTCATCGGAAGAATCATCTTTATAAACATAGTATACTTTTTCAATTTCTTTGGAATAAGGATATTTTTCACATACCATATACCGTCTCAAATCAAACCAACGATGTCCTTCCAGACATAACTCCCGCCGACGTTCTTCCCGAATTTCCGTCACTAACTCTTCTCCGCTTTTCTGAAGTGTCGCATAACTTTCATTTTTAAAACGTTTTACTCGCAATTGTTCCAACAAATCCAGAGCCGTCGCCTCATCACCCAAATAAGCCGCTGCCTCCGCCCCGTTCAAATAGGCTTCTGCATTCCGAAACAAGAAATTATCCGATACCTCTATTTTCCGTCCCTCGTAAGCTAACGTGTAATTATAATAATAATCAGCAGCCGGATCATCATTCGCAAACGAAGAACTCTCAGCAATTTTAGCATATCCAACAAAATCATTATACGTCCAGAAGAAAACAGACTTCCTTAAATCTGTTATATCATAAGTATCATACATTTCACGTGATACTTGAAAACTCTTGTACTGATTGACTGTGTTATGAGTAATGGCATGACCACCCATTGAAAAAATTGTCTCCACAGAACTTTTGGATAGGAATCCCCCGGAAAATCCATTCAGATCCAAGAGATCAGGTTTAACAGCAATCACTTTTCGGGCATACTTCAAAGCTTGTTTCCAATCTTGTTTGTACAGGTAGAAACGACTCATCAGCAGATGTACAGCCGTACTATCAGCCTGATATATCGTACCAAGTAAATTCGCTTTTCCCAAACAATCTTCTGCAATCTTCAAATCCGATTCTATTTGTTCATAAACCCGGGCCACGCTCTCGCGCTGAAAAATTACATCTTGAATCTCCCCCGTAAGTTTTAAAGGTACCCCTAAATCGTTCTCCGCAGTGGAAATTTCATAGGGTTTCCCATACAAATTTATTAACGTAAAATAATAAGCCCCTCGTAGGAAATAAGCCTCCCCTTTCACCCGGTTTGCCTCTGCTACTTCATTATCACCTCCCTTGATATATTCATCAATAAGGTCAATGACACTATTTACAATATTAACATGGTAATATAGTTTCGTCCAATCACCGCTTTCATCTGCAAAAGAAGAACCGTATTCATTCACGCCACAACGATCTTGCCAAGTATAATATCCGAAAATAGCATCTCTTCGATTAAAACCACTGGAACCGAAATCACTTTTCTCACATTCTTCTGTTTCATCCGACATATAGTGAAGATATGGGTAATAACTAGCTACCTGTTCTAACGAATAAGAACCATTCACTTTCATATATCCCTCACCGATTAACAACTCTTCTAAATCTTCATAACCACGAACTTGGACGGTATCTTGCGAATATTCCTCCAAAAAGCTACAACTTCCTAGGAAGAAAAGTATTATACTATATATAATAATATATTTCATAATTGTCAACATTAAAATGAAACATTTAATCCGAGAGAAATTGTAGGACGCTCGGACAATTGAATCTGAGAGAACACACTTTGTGTCGGAGTCTGTCCTTTCAGTTTTTTAGAACATATCGTGAATAAATTCGTTGCAGAAAGTGTCGACTCCAAACGAGAAATTCCAGCCTTCTTTAGCCATTTTTCCGGGAACACGTATGACAAACTAACATTACTACACTTTAAATAATCGGCACTCACAACCCTGGCATCGCAATAATCATACATATCCCAATAATTATCTGCAATGAATACGCCCTCATATGAACTATTTACGGACCAATGTCGTCCATACACACCATATCCTGGATCTGAAACGCTAAGAATCGCAGGTATTATAGTTTTCTTTTCATCTCCTGGCACTTTCCAACGATTTAGTAACGCCCGGCCAACATTATATTCCGAATAAATATTTCGATTATCTGAATCTTTTATCGCTTGAGAAAATACTCTTGATAAACGTAAACTAGCTCCCAAGCTGTACGCAAAAACCACGCTAGCCCGAATACGCTTATAACTGAAATTATTATACAAATTTCCGGATATAGAAGGATCACGTTTACCAGTTGCCTTTAATACCGTCGTGTACGTGTCATACTTATCCATGTTTTTCAACAAATCAATGCGATCCGAGTAATCGTCAAACAGAGGCCCTCCATCCAGAGGATTCAATCCGACAAAACGATACGAATAAAAAGTACTGACCGCTTTTCCTTTCACCAAAGCAGTTCCAGTCAAGAAATCGGACAACTCGTGAACATCCGCATTCGGCTGCGTATTCAACTTGTTTTTTGTCTTAGAGATCATCGTGGAAAACGACCACTTAAAATTATTCGTTTTCACCGGAACTAAATTCAAGGAAACGTTATACCCAATATTCAAAATCTCACCGGAATTTATAACATACGAATTCTGACCGTTCACACTAGAAATCGGTTTATTCATAAAAGCATCTTTCGTTCGTTTCCGATAATAATCCCCACTAATCTGTATCCGATTATCAAGCATAGACAACTCCAAGCCAACATTGAATGATCCGGTTCTTTCCCACTTCAAATCAGGGTTCGGATAGGATGACACCGATGACGTGAACTTATTATAATAGGAATCTTTCGGGTTGTTGATCAGCAACAATTCAGGACTCTGCCCGTCTAACATATTACCTTGGTAACCATAAGACATTTTCAATGACAAAAAATTCAGCCACTCATTCTCTATCCCCGGTAATTCCGACACGTTAAATGCCCCGGATATAGCCCATACAGGTAATAGTTTCTCGTTACTCCGACTACCAAATTTATTAGAACCATCATAACGGGTGTTTGCATTGATACTGAACAAATTCTGATAACTATACGTCAACGTGATATAAGCCCCGATCAAATTTGTCAGATTATCCGTGATTGTCGGAACATTCGACATTACCCAATTAGCATAAGTCGCGTAATCAGAAGACGAAATATCACTGGTAAACTTTTTACCTCTATCTGCATAGTATCCCCGGGTTACATTTTGATACCCTTCATAACGGGATGATGACATCTCATAACCAAGAGTTCCGTTCAGATTGTGCTTATCATCCCGACCAAAATATTTATTCAAGTTTATTTGGAAACGAAGAGTATAAGTGGTGTTTCTCGTATTTTGTGCTGTCAGCTCTCCCCCGTATGGCATTAAACTTCTAGCTGGAGCCGTTTCTCCGTAGTTAGACATTCGAAGGGTCGCCGCATGCCATGTTTTCTCTCCCCAATAACCTTCTGCATTCACGTTTGATACAGCATAATTAAAAAGTATATTCGCATTTAAATAATCTGTAAACAAGAAATTTAACTGCGTACTCAAATTAAAATTATTATTATCTTGAGACGTGTAACTCTCCTTTTTCTCATTTAAAATATTAAAATCATAACCATAACTGGAATTTATATTCTTCTTGTAATAACTCAATTCACCATTCTCGCCATAAGGAGAAATTGTCCGGCTAGCCATATAAGCATAATTAATCGACCCAATATCACTCTGTTCGTAGGCTCGTTTGCCGATGCTGGCGTTAAAATCAACTGCAGCCGTCAACCATTTATAAAGATTTGCATCCAAACTCAAGTTCCCCGTGTATCGGGAAATTTCTTGATCCCTAATCACATCATTGTCCCGCGAGTAGCCAATAGAAGAATAGTAGCGTAAACTCTCCGTTCCCCCAGAAATACTCAACGTGTGGTTATGTGAAATCACGTCCCTCGTTAAAATTGCAAACCAATCCGTATTATTATTCTCTATTTTCTTCACTTCGCGAGCAAACGCCTCATCATCAAGCACTCCCGAATAAAGTTGTTGGAGCAAATACTCATACCCAACTACACTCATATCCGACGGGTAAACATAGGATTGAGCGACCAGCTCCCGAGACAGATCTACCCTCTCCTTTGAACTCATTAAATCTATTTGCCGATCACTATACCGGGGACGACGTTTATAAGTAGCTGTAACATTATACCGAACTAAAGGTTTCCCGATATGTCCCTTTTTTGTCGTTATCACGATTACCCCATTCGCAGCACGAGTCCCGTAAAGTGTCGTTGCGGCTGCATCCTTTAACACATCTAAACGTTCAATATCCTGTGGATTCAATCCGGCAATTGCATTTCCTATCCGGTTCACGTAGTCAGGATCATTCAAAACATCCGAATCCAAAGGAACTGGGTCATTCACGACAATGCCATCCACCACCCACAAAGGTTCCCGGTTCCCGATTAAAGTGGAAGTTCCGCGAATCCTTAAACGTGGCACAACACCAACCTCACCGGAGTTCGTTGTCAACATCAAATCCTGGATTCGCCCCTCAAGCATCTGATCTATAGACGTGGCCCCCGGTATCATAATATCTTCCATTTTTACCGAAGTAATGGCACTGGTCAATTTCTTACGGTTAATAACCTGATAACCCGTCACGACAACCTCATCCAAATCCTCCACTTCTTCTTCTAAAGTTACGACTAGACGTTGGCCCGCTTTAAAAGCAACTCTTTTCTGCTTAAAACCGACGAAAGTAAATATTAGCCTTCCCGTATCTTGAGGAACTGTCATAATAAATTCTCCCAAAGAATTCGAGGCAGTTCCCACAACCGTCCCATCTAAACGAATAGTCACACCTGGTAATGGTTGTTTTTTGGGATCCAATACCAAACCTGTTACATTATACATTCTTTTTACAGAATCTTTTCCAGACACATACATCGGACGAATAACAAAAACACCATTCACGTAAGTATAAGTTAAAGATTTCCCTCGAAATGCTGCTTGTAATATGTCCTCCACGGTCGCATTCCTCATATTTACACTAACGGTACCATTACGTTCTATCTCCTTCAAATTATACAGGAAATCCACTGGAACCTGAGATTTGATCGTTTTAATCAAATCCTCGATAGAAACATCCCTTACAGAGATACTCATTTTCTCTTGCTGGGAATAGACTGTCGCTGAAAGTTGCATACAACTTACAAACAACAACACAAAACTCCATTTCATAACTTGCACGATTTTTCTAAAACGAATTCCCCGCCGTGGAATTCGTTCATTACGATTTTTTTTCATACATTTGTTTTGCTTAAAATGTTAATATTACATTTTGAATAACCAAGAGAACGGGTGCGGGAACACCCTTCTCTTTTTATTTCACAATAATCGTGTTTCCACGTATTTCAAATTGTACATCAGTTGTCATTTCCAACATCTTTAAATGTTCCTCAATACTATTATACTTTTTTAAATCACCCGTAAACAATTCATCTTTTACATCCGTACGTTTATAAAATACCACGACATCATACCAACGAGATAAAATAGTCAACATATCTTCCAAACGCTCCCGTTCAAAAACAAACAGACCGTCTTTCCACGAAATAAACAAGGCCGGGTTCACTTTCAATTTATCCATTTTACCACTTCCCCGATCAAAACAAGCTTGTTCCCCAGGTTCCAATAATATCTCGTTTTTGCTTTCCTCGACTTTAACACTCCCCCTTACTAATGTTGTTTCAACCCGCAAGTCATCCGGATAACATGATAAATTAAAAGCTGTTCCCAACACTTGTACGGAAAGATCTGAAGTCTTCACAATAAATGGACGCTTTTCATCTTTCGCTACCTCGAAATAAGCCTCACCCTGTAAAATGACCTCCCTACATTCATTCCCAAATGTCACCGGATACACTAATTTGGAATCAGAATTCAAGAATACTCGTGTTCCATCGGATAAAGTTAAAGCATACTCACCTTTCCGCGGAACATACAATTCATTCATCCGCATCGTTTCCTCCCGTTTTTCTCCATCATACCTTAACCCCGTGGAATCAATCTTCAATCCGCCACCTTCACGCCCAATAATTTCCTCATTTACAACGTTCCCCAAAGCCATTTTTGTTCCATCATCCAAAGTAAGAATTGCTTTTTTCTGCCCGGGAGACAAGGTCTCCGATATATTTTCCTGTATGGGAGTATCTACCCACCAATAAAGCAACACCCCCAAAATAATTGGTAATACGATTGCGGCTGCCACTCGCATGTAATACATCAAACGTCGTTTTCTTAAATGCGTTCGACCGGCAAATTTCCGAAATGCTGCCTCCCGATCATATTTCTTTAACTCCTGTATCACGTTCACTTCCCTCTCACCGTCCATCATCTGCTTGAAAAACTCTCGATTCTCTTCTGCCTTCATCCATTCCCACAATTCCCGGACCTCATCTTCTTGAATTGCGTGCGTTCGGAATTTTCGAAATAAACTTGCTATCCTGTAAAAATCGCTCATAACTAAATTATGTTTCTACTATAGAAACACAGATTTACAAAACAGGGTGATAGTTTTGAGAAAAAATTACAAAAAAGTAAATAAAAACATCCAACCTTCCCGGGAAAGATTCTCACGCAAATAAACGTAAGCCTTCTTTTTCAATGTTTTAACTGTATTTACCGAAACATGCAAAGATTGAGCAATCTCTTCATTCCTCATACCTTTCATGGTCATTTCTACAATAACACGTCTCTGATCCGATAGGGAATTCAACACGGTAAATATCTGACGATAGTACTCTTCTTCAATTAATAATTGCTCGTTATCCGTGGAATCAAATGTCATCACTTCTCCCAAATGCTGAATAAGTTCTTCCTGCCGTTTTTCCTTTTGATCCCGAATATATACCAGACAAGCATTATGTACGGAGCGATAAAGATAAGCCGACACGGCCCGCATATTTTCAAACTTTCCTTCTCTCTCCCACAATTTCACGAAAATCTCCTGCACCACATCCTCTTCATCCATAAACTCTCCCACAAAACGATTAGCATAACGACACAACGATGCATAAAAAGTATTATATAAATACTTGAATGCCTCCTCCGTTTTATCATTTATACCATTTATCACGCCACCAAGATAATCGCTCATATATCTTCATTTGGTCAAGACAAACCTATAAAAAATATCTGGTAACACAAAAATAATGGCACATTTATAACATTACTTGCCATTAAGCAGGCAATGTAAATATTCATACCGCATCGTATTTATCGGATTCAGTTTCAATACTTTTTCTGCCGGATTCCATCCAAAAAAGATTTCGATTGCAGAACATACCTAATACCATAACAGATACAAACCCAAAACAAAAGTAACCCCCAAAGTAACACACCCTCCAAATAATAAAAACAGAATAACAAACTGACAATCCTTTAATCACACCTCAATAAATTGATGAATCCTTTTTTTCGCAACAAACAATATCTCAAAGATTTCCCAAAGAAAGATAAAAAATCTTGTACGTGAGAACCACGTGAAAAGAAATGATAACTTTGTTAAATAAAGAAACAAACGACACGTCAATATCACTTACATAAAAAATAGAAAATATATGCTTGGAAAACTATCCATCTATCTCTTTTTGTTACTCATTATTCCGGACATCTATATCTACAAATTGTATATCACCAGATCAACAGGCGGTAGCCCGTTCGGTTGGCTGTGGTTTCTCCCTTCCGTGATCCTAGTGTTCACTCTCGTCTGGATTCTACTATCCTCCAAGGATGCGCTGGCCATACAAGGCCTCATCGGTACGTTCACAATCGCCTACATGGCCATCGTCCTGCCGAAAACGATCTTCATGGTTTGCTCGCTGCTCGATTTACCGTTAAAATACTTACTCAAATGGCAAATCCAGCCTTTTAGCTGGCTGGGAATCGTACTGGGAGCTTGCATGATGATCATGGTTCTCTACGGGGCTATATGGGGTAAAACACGATTTGACGTGAAACAGGTCACTTTCGCCTCCCCGGACCTCCCCGCCGCTTTCGACGGGTATCGTATCGCCCAGATTTCCGACATACACACGGGTAGTTGGAACGGAGACCGGGCAGCCTTACAAAAAGCCGTGGACCGGATCAACGCCCAGCAAACCGATTTAATTGTTTTCACGGGTGACATCGTCAACACAAAAGCCACGGAACTGGAACCATTCGAAAACATTCTGGCACAACTGAAAGCCCCGGATGGAGTATTCTCCATTCTCGGGAATCACGACTACGGTCCTTACCACAACTGGCCTACCACCGAGGCCCGGGATCAGAATATCCGGGATATACAAGACAAGCAGGCCGTCATGGGTTGGCAATTATTAAACAATGATCACGTGATTTTGAAACGTGCCGCGGACAGCATCGCCTTAATCGGCGTGGAAAATAACGGGGAACCTCCATTCTCTCAATACAGTGACCTCCCCAAAGCCATGAAAGGCACGGAACAATGCGCTTTCAAACTATTGTTAAGCCACAATCCCACGCACTGGCGCCGGGAAGTACTCGACACGGACATCGACCTCATGCTGGCAGGCCACACACACGCCATGCAATTTGCCGTCGGACGACTTTCCCCGTCCCGATTCATGTACCCGGAATGGAGTGGGCTTTACATGGAAGGCAAACAAGGTTTGTATGTCAACGTTGGATTAGGATATATCGGACTGATGCCCTTGCGTTTCGGTGCATGGCCGGAGATCACGGTCATCACGCTGAAACAATTGAAAATGGAGAATTAAAAATTGAAAATGAAAATTCAGTAAGAAATTCGAAAATAAGTGACACTTTTCAGGCGGTTGGATGTTTTGAGGGAAAACTAAAATTAAAACTGTATGTTACACTTTAAAACAATCGCGCTATTATCCTCCGTCACGCTGATCGGATGTACCTCTTCGCCTCATGCTTGGCAAGGACAATCCGGTAGTAAACGAGTTTTCATCGAGTTAGAGACCACACCGGAAGGAACATCTCAAGCCTTCCTGTCACTTCCGGAACAATGGATTGACAAAGCAAAAGCCGACACGCTCGTACTTTCAGATGAAAGTATCCTTGCCATCTTCAACCGGGAGAACATCCGCTTTGAAGGTTCCTTCCATTCCGGCAAAGACTCCATTCAAGCCGAAGTAACCACCTACGGAAAGACTCGGGAATTCGCTCTCGGTAAAGTCGATAGCCTCCAACCGGTCTATTTTGCACAAAATCCACGCCCACCTTATCCTTACCGTTCCGAAGAAGTCACCTACGAGTCATGTGATTCGATACAAGTTGCAGGCACACTGACGATTCCACAAGGTAAAGGCCCTTTTCCAGCTGCCATTATTATATCTGGAACTGGGAAACAAGACCGGGACGGAACCTTTTCCGGCCACAAGCCCTTTTTCAAAATAGCGGACTACCTCACCCGACAAGGCTTTATCGTACTACGAGCCGATGACCGGGGAATCGGAAAAACCAACGGGATATACGAAGAGGCCACGACGAGTGATTTTGCACGGGATGCCCAAGCCGGAATCAATTACTTGAAACAACGCCCGGAAACAGACACCAAGCACATCGGGGTCATCGGACATAGCGAAGGTGGACAAGTAGCACTCATGCTGGGAGCTGACTCCCCGGACGTGTCATTTGTTATTTCTCTGGCAGGAGTGGGTGTTGATGGCTTACAAATATTGAAATTACAAAATGACGCGATCTTGCGTACTACTCCCGGAATGACCCCGGAACGGGTGGATCAGTTTATGAGCCTTTTCAACACGCTATTCGACAAAGTACACTCCGTCCCCTTGGAACAACCCTTAGACATACCCTTACGACAAGCCTTCGACCAATGGGTAGCCCAACAAGATGAGGCCACGCTGAAAGCCGTCAATTTTAATGACGGGAGAGACGAAATGTTTTTCAGTCGTTACCTGCATCAGGCACAAGGACGTTGGTACAGGGAAATGATCAATTATGATCCGGAAAATTATATCCCCCGCATCCATAAACCCGTTCTGGCATTAAACGGGGACAAAGACATCATGGTTCCCGCCAAAGAGAACTTGGAATCCATCAAGCAATTACTAGATAAAGGTGGAAACACACAATACAAAATAGTGGAACTCCCCGGCCTAAACCACATGTTCCAGCGCTGTAAAGAGTGTACCCGGGAAGAAATTCCCGACCTAGAAGACGTGTTTTCAGAAGAGGCCCTACAAATCATGGGGGATTGGTTACGAGAAAATGTACAAAAAGACCGAAAGTAAAATAATCAGACTATAGACAGGATAAAAGGGGTTGAATTCTAAGTCTCTTGCAACTATTTAATGAAGAAAATCGTGGTAAAATGTATTTTTATTGCGATTTTCTTCCCCCCCACAGCTTCTTTTTCTTTTCAAAAATCTCGTGATTCGCGAGAGACTTTCGAAAAGAAAAATAATCTTTCCCTCGCGCGTGTCACCGTCCTATGCTCTTAATGTAACAGCACCAAACAAGACTTTTCAAACTCTTTTTGAAAAAACTAAACCGAAAATGCCGGATTAGACTTTTTGAACAACCCATTTTTTACCTCTACAAACTATCTTCTATCGATATACTTGTTATTAACTATGTAAAAATTCATTTACATCTACTAAATATTTACTATTCCATTTCTATTTTAATTGGACAGGAATAGGAGCGGAATGGGAGGGGAATGGGAGCGGCTTACAATATGATAACTAGATAATCGCTATCTAATACAAATTTTGTTAATTATTGTAAGAGAAACAAGCGTTAAAATTTTTCTGAATCCAAACTTAAATCAGAAGATTTTTCCTACGATATGTTCTTCCGGTCGAATTCAACGGATATACATTGATTCTCGACAAGGTTTCAAACGAAAACAAATCATCATTTTCAGATAATAATCGTGAATACCGTCTCTTTACCTTCTATGGATGAAGCTTTTAGATTACCGCCGTGCATTCGCATGATCTGGCGGGAGACACTTAGCCCGATGCCCGAACCCTCTTCTTTCGTGGTAAAGAAGGGGACGAATATCTCGTTCATGATTTCGGGAGGAATACCGGGACCGTTGTCCCGTACCCGGATCAACACCTTTCCCGTCGGCCCGTGTTCGGCCGAGAGGATGATGTGGGCATCTTCCCTACCCCGCAAAGCGTAAAACGCATTTTTCATCAAGTTCAAAAGGACTTGTCCCATGAGGTTCGGATCGGCAAACACTTTCAGGTCTTCCGGCTCAATGCAAATGTCGATCGTGACTTCCGGAAAATTCGGTTCCGTGCTGCTCAGGATCACCGCCCGCTGGATAAATTCGTTCAAATTGATCAATTCCCGTTCAGGTCGAGGAATGCGGGTAAACTTACGATAGGATTCTACGAAAGAGATC
The window above is part of the Butyricimonas paravirosa genome. Proteins encoded here:
- a CDS encoding alpha/beta hydrolase family protein; this translates as MLHFKTIALLSSVTLIGCTSSPHAWQGQSGSKRVFIELETTPEGTSQAFLSLPEQWIDKAKADTLVLSDESILAIFNRENIRFEGSFHSGKDSIQAEVTTYGKTREFALGKVDSLQPVYFAQNPRPPYPYRSEEVTYESCDSIQVAGTLTIPQGKGPFPAAIIISGTGKQDRDGTFSGHKPFFKIADYLTRQGFIVLRADDRGIGKTNGIYEEATTSDFARDAQAGINYLKQRPETDTKHIGVIGHSEGGQVALMLGADSPDVSFVISLAGVGVDGLQILKLQNDAILRTTPGMTPERVDQFMSLFNTLFDKVHSVPLEQPLDIPLRQAFDQWVAQQDEATLKAVNFNDGRDEMFFSRYLHQAQGRWYREMINYDPENYIPRIHKPVLALNGDKDIMVPAKENLESIKQLLDKGGNTQYKIVELPGLNHMFQRCKECTREEIPDLEDVFSEEALQIMGDWLRENVQKDRK
- a CDS encoding RagB/SusD family nutrient uptake outer membrane protein produces the protein MKYIIIYSIILFFLGSCSFLEEYSQDTVQVRGYEDLEELLIGEGYMKVNGSYSLEQVASYYPYLHYMSDETEECEKSDFGSSGFNRRDAIFGYYTWQDRCGVNEYGSSFADESGDWTKLYYHVNIVNSVIDLIDEYIKGGDNEVAEANRVKGEAYFLRGAYYFTLINLYGKPYEISTAENDLGVPLKLTGEIQDVIFQRESVARVYEQIESDLKIAEDCLGKANLLGTIYQADSTAVHLLMSRFYLYKQDWKQALKYARKVIAVKPDLLDLNGFSGGFLSKSSVETIFSMGGHAITHNTVNQYKSFQVSREMYDTYDITDLRKSVFFWTYNDFVGYAKIAESSSFANDDPAADYYYNYTLAYEGRKIEVSDNFLFRNAEAYLNGAEAAAYLGDEATALDLLEQLRVKRFKNESYATLQKSGEELVTEIREERRRELCLEGHRWFDLRRYMVCEKYPYSKEIEKVYYVYKDDSSDEKIEKRVYKLEKNDPAYVLPIPHEVLEFHTGMQNNPHPVRSYRIESLN
- a CDS encoding RNA polymerase sigma-70 factor gives rise to the protein MSDYLGGVINGINDKTEEAFKYLYNTFYASLCRYANRFVGEFMDEEDVVQEIFVKLWEREGKFENMRAVSAYLYRSVHNACLVYIRDQKEKRQEELIQHLGEVMTFDSTDNEQLLIEEEYYRQIFTVLNSLSDQRRVIVEMTMKGMRNEEIAQSLHVSVNTVKTLKKKAYVYLRENLSREGWMFLFTFL
- a CDS encoding FecR family protein, which codes for MSDFYRIASLFRKFRTHAIQEDEVRELWEWMKAEENREFFKQMMDGEREVNVIQELKKYDREAAFRKFAGRTHLRKRRLMYYMRVAAAIVLPIILGVLLYWWVDTPIQENISETLSPGQKKAILTLDDGTKMALGNVVNEEIIGREGGGLKIDSTGLRYDGEKREETMRMNELYVPRKGEYALTLSDGTRVFLNSDSKLVYPVTFGNECREVILQGEAYFEVAKDEKRPFIVKTSDLSVQVLGTAFNLSCYPDDLRVETTLVRGSVKVEESKNEILLEPGEQACFDRGSGKMDKLKVNPALFISWKDGLFVFERERLEDMLTILSRWYDVVVFYKRTDVKDELFTGDLKKYNSIEEHLKMLEMTTDVQFEIRGNTIIVK
- a CDS encoding SusC/RagA family TonB-linked outer membrane protein, giving the protein MKWSFVLLFVSCMQLSATVYSQQEKMSISVRDVSIEDLIKTIKSQVPVDFLYNLKEIERNGTVSVNMRNATVEDILQAAFRGKSLTYTYVNGVFVIRPMYVSGKDSVKRMYNVTGLVLDPKKQPLPGVTIRLDGTVVGTASNSLGEFIMTVPQDTGRLIFTFVGFKQKRVAFKAGQRLVVTLEEEVEDLDEVVVTGYQVINRKKLTSAITSVKMEDIMIPGATSIDQMLEGRIQDLMLTTNSGEVGVVPRLRIRGTSTLIGNREPLWVVDGIVVNDPVPLDSDVLNDPDYVNRIGNAIAGLNPQDIERLDVLKDAAATTLYGTRAANGVIVITTKKGHIGKPLVRYNVTATYKRRPRYSDRQIDLMSSKERVDLSRELVAQSYVYPSDMSVVGYEYLLQQLYSGVLDDEAFAREVKKIENNNTDWFAILTRDVISHNHTLSISGGTESLRYYSSIGYSRDNDVIRDQEISRYTGNLSLDANLYKWLTAAVDFNASIGKRAYEQSDIGSINYAYMASRTISPYGENGELSYYKKNINSSYGYDFNILNEKKESYTSQDNNNFNLSTQLNFLFTDYLNANILFNYAVSNVNAEGYWGEKTWHAATLRMSNYGETAPARSLMPYGGELTAQNTRNTTYTLRFQINLNKYFGRDDKHNLNGTLGYEMSSSRYEGYQNVTRGYYADRGKKFTSDISSSDYATYANWVMSNVPTITDNLTNLIGAYITLTYSYQNLFSINANTRYDGSNKFGSRSNEKLLPVWAISGAFNVSELPGIENEWLNFLSLKMSYGYQGNMLDGQSPELLLINNPKDSYYNKFTSSVSSYPNPDLKWERTGSFNVGLELSMLDNRIQISGDYYRKRTKDAFMNKPISSVNGQNSYVINSGEILNIGYNVSLNLVPVKTNNFKWSFSTMISKTKNKLNTQPNADVHELSDFLTGTALVKGKAVSTFYSYRFVGLNPLDGGPLFDDYSDRIDLLKNMDKYDTYTTVLKATGKRDPSISGNLYNNFSYKRIRASVVFAYSLGASLRLSRVFSQAIKDSDNRNIYSEYNVGRALLNRWKVPGDEKKTIIPAILSVSDPGYGVYGRHWSVNSSYEGVFIADNYWDMYDYCDARVVSADYLKCSNVSLSYVFPEKWLKKAGISRLESTLSATNLFTICSKKLKGQTPTQSVFSQIQLSERPTISLGLNVSF
- a CDS encoding metallophosphoesterase, which encodes MLGKLSIYLFLLLIIPDIYIYKLYITRSTGGSPFGWLWFLPSVILVFTLVWILLSSKDALAIQGLIGTFTIAYMAIVLPKTIFMVCSLLDLPLKYLLKWQIQPFSWLGIVLGACMMIMVLYGAIWGKTRFDVKQVTFASPDLPAAFDGYRIAQISDIHTGSWNGDRAALQKAVDRINAQQTDLIVFTGDIVNTKATELEPFENILAQLKAPDGVFSILGNHDYGPYHNWPTTEARDQNIRDIQDKQAVMGWQLLNNDHVILKRAADSIALIGVENNGEPPFSQYSDLPKAMKGTEQCAFKLLLSHNPTHWRREVLDTDIDLMLAGHTHAMQFAVGRLSPSRFMYPEWSGLYMEGKQGLYVNVGLGYIGLMPLRFGAWPEITVITLKQLKMEN